A single region of the Sorghum bicolor cultivar BTx623 chromosome 9, Sorghum_bicolor_NCBIv3, whole genome shotgun sequence genome encodes:
- the LOC8077050 gene encoding uncharacterized protein LOC8077050, translating to MDGKNFSNKQQAEQKNPDAVTDSVPSQSQEALNPSDDGNTSPINGHEADVNMEASISTEDVIRAGGFGAKDDIGSLLPTAIDSTDFEASLRDARDFEGEKEAPSHPGLGWKGDKADDGSKLSDVPQQ from the coding sequence ATGGATGGGAAGAACTTCAGCAATAAACAGCAAGCTGAACAAAAGAACCCGGATGCAGTGACAGACAGTGTTCCAAGCCAATCTCAAGAGGCCTTGAATCCGTCAGATGATGGAAACACCAGTCCAATCAATGGCCATGAAGCTGATGTGAACATGGAAGCTTCCATCTCCACCGAGGACGTCATTCGGGCCGGCGGGTTTGGAGCGAAGGATGACATTGGTAGCCTCCTCCCAACAGCAATTGATTCCACCGATTTCGAGGCCTCGCTGCGGGACGCCCGCGACTTCGAAGGCGAGAAAGAGGCACCGTCACATCCTGGACTAGGATGGAAGGGGGACAAGGCTGATGATGGAAGCAAACTGTCAGATGTGCCGCAGCAGTGA
- the LOC8077049 gene encoding putative glucan endo-1,3-beta-glucosidase GVI → MTACGGGVRMAVAAAAAAKMAAPWVLGCSLLLCLATFQGAECAIGVNYGMVANNLPAPEQVISMYKAKNINYVRLFHPDTSVLNALRGSGIGVVLGTLNEDLQRLASDPSYAASWVATNVQPFAGAVQFRYINAGNEVIPGDAAAQVLPAMQNLESALRSAGVTGVPVTTAVATSVLGTSYPPSQGAFSEAAAPVMAPIVSYLSSKGAPLLVNVYPYFAYSGSGGQVALGYALLSSDASAASSSSVTDGGVVYTNMFDAIVDATHAAVEKAGVQGLELVVSETGWPSGGGGDGATVENAAAYNNNVVRHVGGGTPRRPGKAVETYLFAMFNENGKAEGVEQHFGLFQPDMSEVYHVDFTAASS, encoded by the exons ATGACGGCGTGCGGTGGTGGTGTGAGGATGGCGgttgctgcggcggcggcggcgaagatGGCTGCGCCATGGGTTCTTGGTTGCAGCTTGCTGCTCTGCTTGGCGACCTTTCAGG GAGCTGAGTGTGCGATCGGCGTGAACTACGGCATGGTCGCCAACAACCTGCCGGCGCCGGAGCAGGTGATCTCCATGTACAAGGCCAAGAACATCAACTACGTGCGCCTCTTCCACCCGGACACGTCGGTGCTGAACGCGCTCCGGGGCTCCGGCATCGGCGTTGTCCTGGGCACGCTGAACGAGGACCTCCAGCGTCTGGCGTCCGACCCGTCCTACGCCGCGTCGTGGGTGGCCACCAACGTGCAGCCCTTCGCCGGCGCCGTCCAGTTCCGGTACATCAACGCCGGCAACGAGGTCATCCCGGGGGACGCCGCGGCGCAGGTGCTCCCGGCCATGCAGAACCTGGAGTCGGCGCTCCGGTCCGCGGGGGTCACTGGCGTCCCCGTCACGACGGCCGTGGCCACGAGCGTGCTCGGCACGTCGTACCCGCCGTCCCAGGGCGCCTTCTccgaggcggcggcgccggtgaTGGCGCCCATCGTCTCGTACCTGTCGTCGAAGGGCGCGCCGCTGCTGGTGAACGTGTACCCGTACTTCGCCTACTCGGGCAGCGGCGGGCAGGTGGCGCTCGGGTACGCGCTGTTGTCGTCGGACGCCAgcgcggcgtcgtcgtcgtcggtgacgGACGGCGGGGTGGTGTACACCAACATGTTCGACGCGATCGTGGACGCGACGCACGCGGCGGTGGAGAAGGCCGGGGTGCAGGGACTGGAGCTGGTGGTGTCGGAGACCGGGTGGCcgtcgggcggcggcggcgacggcgccacCGTGGAGAACGCGGCGGCGTACAACAACAACGTGGTGCGGCACGTCGGCGGAGGCACCCCGCGGCGGCCAGGGAAGGCCGTGGAGACGTACCTGTTCGCCATGTTCAACGAGAACGGCAAGGCCGAGGGCGTGGAGCAGCACTTCGGCCTCTTCCAGCCGGACATGAGCGAGGTCTACCACGTCGACTTCACGGCGGCTTCTTCCTAG